TGACCTGGGCCAGCGGATGGCGGGGCGAAACAACCAGTTCGAAAGTATCATAATACAGGACCGAGGTCGTCATTCCCGGATTGCGGCCGATCAGATAGCCGATGCCGACATCCACAATCCCGTTCTCGACTTGCTGGTAGATCTGGGAGGAGGACATGGATGAGATCGAGGTTTTGATATGAGGGAACTGATCCTGGAAATAGGAGAGCACCCGGGGGAGAATCTGGATGGCGATGGAGGTGGTCGTACCGAGAATAATATGCCCTTGGGGATTCTCTTCGAGATCGGCAAGGCGCTGCTTAAGCTCATCTACGATTCCAACAATCTGTTCCGCGTGGGCGAGGAAGACCTTGCCCCTGTCCGTCAGCGTCACCGGCTGATTCCGGTCAACAAGCTGGGTTTTGAACTCTTCCTCCAGGCTTTTGATCTGGGCCGAGACTGCCGGCTGCGTCAGGTTGAGCAGCTCGCCCGCCTTGCGGAAGCTCATGGTTTTGGAGATGGTGATCAGTGTTTCGAGCTGGCTGATATTCATGGACTGTCCCCCTTATGGCTACCGGATGGTGCCGCCGTATATTTGTACAAACAGGGAAAGCCGCAGCTTTCCGGAGGGCATATGTGCACATGCAAGCTTCCAGAATTAGAGTCTGCAAGCCGCGGATTCTGACAAAGTAGACAGGTACAAGGGTCGCTGTGAGTGCTGCACTCGGAGGGTGTGACGCCGCAGATCTTACGTTTATTGATTAAATTATAGGAGATTCCTCCCGGGAGGGCAATGTTGCGGTCCAAACTATCTTCATAAATCATTCGAGCAGACCATTAATTTTTGGTGAATAATGCCGATATATGAAGTATAATAAATCATTATTGCATAGGACTTTTGGTATATGACTAAAGACTGGTCGAGGGGGACAGCACTTTCATGAAAGCAGAAGTAATCAATCCGTTTTTAGAGTCTGCGCGCATTGTTATTGAACAGGTGATCCAAGTCTCGCCATCCACCGGTATGCTTGGGATCAAGGATATTGAACTGATCGATGATCATATATGGATTCA
The window above is part of the Paenibacillus sp. FSL H8-0048 genome. Proteins encoded here:
- a CDS encoding LysR family transcriptional regulator; protein product: MNISQLETLITISKTMSFRKAGELLNLTQPAVSAQIKSLEEEFKTQLVDRNQPVTLTDRGKVFLAHAEQIVGIVDELKQRLADLEENPQGHIILGTTTSIAIQILPRVLSYFQDQFPHIKTSISSMSSSQIYQQVENGIVDVGIGYLIGRNPGMTTSVLYYDTFELVVSPRHPLAQVKTAGIEALGTIPLILLSPDTVGRKFVDEVLARHGIQPLVIMELTSSEEVKRMVELDLGAAVISKQSVTAEVRSGTLRIVPIIELEVTHPVGVITKSGKYVNSAMRQFLSDLKGMPETQFIGSE